In Salvelinus namaycush isolate Seneca chromosome 36, SaNama_1.0, whole genome shotgun sequence, one DNA window encodes the following:
- the nit1 gene encoding deaminated glutathione amidase gives MFVLRCSLRRTQVKHLLDCHSSWGSSCIGVHQRMSSSSPHPVAAVCQVTATPDKEANFTACKRLVQAAKEGGASMVFLPEGFDYIGSSREETLNLSERLTGDIISRYTLLAKKLSVWLSLGGFHERGHDWEADRRIYNSHIIINEKGDIVSVYRKSHLFDVELPGRGVSLKESAFTIPGSSLIPPVQTPIGKVGLGICYDLRFPELSLALLRQGAEILTYPSAFTVATGAAHWEVLLRARAIETQCFVLAAAQVGSHHEKRSSYGHALAVDPWGVVMGDCGGENTGMALLEIDLEKLRDTQRNMPVQQHRRDTSFYYSLGGKD, from the exons ATGTTCGTGCTCAGGTGCAGTTTAAGAAGAACTCAGGTGAAACATTTACTGGACTGTCATTCGTCTTGGGGCTCGAGCTGCATTGGGGTGCATCAAAG GATGTCATCATCATCGCCTCATCCAGTGGCAGCGGTGTGCCAGGTGACCGCAACCCCTGACAAGGAGGCCAACTTCACTGCCTGCAAGCGATTGGTGCAGGCGGCAAAAGAGGGTGGAGCCAGCATGGTTTTCCTACCTGAGGGGTTTGACTACATCGGCTCTAGTCGAGAGGAGACCCTGAATCTGTCTGAGAGGCTAACGGGAGACATTATCTCACGCTATACACTGCTCGCCAA GAAGCTGAGCGTGTGGCTCTCTCTTGGAGGGTTTCATGAGAGAGGGCATGACTGGGAGGCGGACAGGCGAATCTACAACAGTCACATCATCATAAATGAAAAgg GTGATATAGTGTCCGTATACAGGAAGTCCCACTTGTTTGATGTGGAGCTGCCAGGaagaggtgtgtccttaaaagaGAGTGCCTTCACCATACCTGGATCCAGTCTCATTCCTCCAGTCCAAACTCCCATTGGCAAG GTGGGACTGGGTATCTGTTATGACCTGAGGTTCCCTGAGCTGTCATTGGCTCTGCTGCGACAGGGGGCGGAGATTCTCACCTACCCGTCAGCGTTTACTGTGGCCACAGGTGCTGCTCATTGGGAG GTGTTGCTTCGTGCCAGGGCCATTGAGACCCAGTGCTTTGTCCTTGCCGCAGCCCAAGTGGGCAGTCACCATGAGAAGCGTTCGTCGTACGGCCACGCCCTGGCTGTGGACCCCTGGGGGGTGGTGATGGGGGACTGTGGAGGAGAGAACACAGGCATGGCTCTGCTGGAGATCGACTTGGAGAAGCTCAGGGACACACAGAGAAACATGCCTGTGCAGCAACATCGCAGAGACACTAGCTTCTACTACAGTTTGGGTGGAAAGGACTGA
- the LOC120030348 gene encoding prefoldin subunit 2-like, whose protein sequence is MAANSSNTVSKPSNIIGGKQSGPSAEQVVAAFQRMRSEQRSMASKAAELEMEINEHSLVIETLKDVDPTRKCFRLVGGVLVERTVKEVLPALGSNKEQISKIVESLNTQMQTKGRELTEYREKYNIRLVGEGEEGQGKSAATSNGGGSKGGAGVLVS, encoded by the exons ATGGCAGCGAACAGTAGCAACACGGTTAGCAAACCCAGCAACATTATCGGGGGGAAACAATCAGGGCCGTCGGCTGAGCAG GTTGTGGCTGCATTCCAGAGGATGCGCTCAGAACAGCGCAGCATGGCCTCCAAGGCTGCAGAGCTGGAGATGGAGATCAACGAGCATAG CCTAGTCATCGAGACCCTAAAAGACGTggatccaaccaggaagtgcttCCGACTGGTGGGCGGGGTGCTCGTGGAGAGGACGGTTAAGGAAGTCTTACCAGCTCTGGGAAGCAATAAAGAACAG ATATCAAAGATTGTAGAGTCCCTCAACACACAGATGCAGACAAAAGGCCGGGAGCTCACGGAGTATCGGGAAAAATACAATATCCGATtggtgggagaaggagaggaaggacagggcAAATCGGCAGCTACCTCCAATGGGGGCGGGTCTAAAGGCGGTGCCGGCGTTCTAGTTTCATAG
- the LOC120030407 gene encoding beta-1,4-glucuronyltransferase 1-like: MHLSKKCSAFKVVLGALVLVALLQMIYLSFLSKLHGKQQRYRYSELFGSSGKKNANPEKNSRKERLRYSLSTGGIFDPSGQYRVYKNLIKSDFSTNQKPGVDASSHFLALATHTSINNLHHLNSLVERWQNPLSVAIFAHGQDVKFATALVYALTIFCPQIQALVDFHLVCHSGQMASFPEQDREHFTGLEDCAAVFARLETHRDKYQNYAIGGNGNVSYPNNLLRNVARGGTEANYILVIDIDMAPSADLHQQFLALVVRREPATDEVFVLPAFEIRHVRKMPATKSELVQLYQVGEVRPFYEELCPRCQAPTNYSQWVNRHSQGLGPLDVAYTLSWVDPWEPFYIGHRTVPLYDENFRQYGFNRISQACELHVAGYRFSVLNSAFVVHKGFKVQGEFHSRKDEENRRNRLLFRSFKEGLKIKYPSSPRRC, encoded by the exons ATGCATTTATCTAAGAAATGTTCTGCGTTCAAAGTGGTGCTCGGCGCTCTGGTGCTTGTGGCACTCTTACAAATGATCTATCTCTCCTTCCTATCGAAACTGCACGGTAAGCAGCAGCGCTACCGATACTCAGAGCTCTTCGGGAGCTCTGGCAAGAAAAATGCCAACCCGGAGAAAAACTCACGGAAAGAGCGTCTCAGGTACTCTCTGTCCACAGGGGGTATCTTTGATCCCAGCGGACAATACCGCGTGTACAAGAATTTGATCAAAAGCGATTTCTCTACCAATCAGAAACCAGGAGTGGATGCCAGCTCTCACTTCTTGGCCTTAGCAACGCACACATCCATCAACAACTTGCACCACCTGAATTCTTTGGTGGAAAGGTGGCAAAACCCTCTCTCTGTGGCCATATTCGCTCATGGCCAAGATGTCAAGTTTGCCACAGCCCTGGTCTACGCCCTCACCATCTTCTGCCCTCAGATCCAGGCCTTGGTGGACTTTCACTTGGTGTGCCACTCTGGGCAGATGGCTAGTTTCCCAGAGCAGGACCGGGAGCATTTTACCGGGCTTGAGGACTGTGCCGCTGTGTTCGCCAGGCTCGAGACGCACCGAGACAAATACCAGAACTACGCCATCGGTGGAAATGGAAACGTCTCCTACCCGAATAATCTCCTTCGGAACGTTGCCCGCGGCGGCACGGAAGCCAACTACATCCTGGTCATTGACATCGACATGGCGCCCAGTGCTGACCTCCACCAGCAGTTCCTGGCGCTGGTCGTGAGACGTGAACCCGCCACGGACGAGGTCTTCGTGCTGCCCGCCTTCGAGATCCGCCACGTACGCAAGATGCCCGCCACCAAGTCGGAGCTGGTGCAGCTGTACCAGGTGGGCGAGGTGAGGCCCTTCTACGAGGAGCTATGCCCGCGGTGCCAGGCCCCCACAAACTACTCTCAGTGGGTGAACAGACACAGCCAGGGTTTGGGGCCCCTGGACGTGGCCTATACATTATCCTGGGTGGACCCCTGGGAGCCCTTCTACATTGGGCACCGCACCGTGCCCTTGTACGACGAGAACTTCAGGCAGTACGGCTTCAACCGCATCAGCCAG gcCTGTGAGCTCCATGTGGCAGGCTACAGGTTCTCCGTGCTGAACTCTGCCTTCGTGGTGCACAAAGGGTTCAAAGTTCAGGGCGAGTTCCACAGCAGGAAGGACGAGGAGAACCGAAGGAACCGCCTGCTCTTCCGCAGCTTCAAGGAGGGCCTGAAGATCAAGTACCCCTCCTCCCCTCGACGCTGCTGA